AATATACTCTGTCTTTAATTCCTTGTCATCGACAGTTTTGGCGGTATAAGCAGATAGGAACAGCTTTGGATATCGCCCTTCTACAAGATGTAGTTTGCGCAAACGTGAAGCAATATCCTTGTCAATCTTTTCATGCTTTTGCACCATGTCAAGTGCAATACAGTCGTACAGCGACAGATCTGGATTGGCTTTCAACAAGCGGTAATACTGCTCATTGATAAGTTTGCCGTATATCTTAACCGTTACCTCTTTCTTGGCTTGGTCTATCTGATAGTCAGGCATGGGGAAGAAACGTTTCTGCTGTTCAGTGAACACTTTCCGTATTCCACGACCGATAGTGTCGATCATATTGAAGTTCACCATTCCTTGGCAAAGTGCATAGTTGCGGTAATACTTCTGTGGTCCCGTCTGTTCAATGGCATTGCGTACAGAACCAGGCAGGAAGTAACCGCCATTAGAGAATGTCACAGAGTCAGGAGTCTCAACCATCGTCACCTTTTCCTGCATGGTATAGTCCTGATGAGCGATAGCATTATGTAAGATTTCACGGATGCTATACTCGTCATATTGTTTTACAATGTCTGGGAATAGTGTTCCACCAGGCAATATCCGCTGATTAAGATTTCGGATTTTGGCAAGGGCTTCATCTACTGTCAAAAGGAACGGAATAGTGAAATGCTCATAATCCCTCTTCTCATATTGCCCATCAATCAGTACCCATGTAATAGTGGCAACGGATGGGGCCAGATAATGGACGGCTGTAGGCTTACCAAGAAGCAAGATGGCAGCCCTCGTCAGTTTGCCCTTAACCGCAACACCAGCCCTGCCAAGCAGTTCCATATCATCCCAAGTATCAACCTCGGTTGCTAACTTCGGATGAACAGACTTATATTCTTCACGAGCTTTTTGCAGAGCCATTGGCTCCAAATCATCAAGTGTAGCCTCTGCGACGATTTCTGCAGACCAGTCGTATGTTGGACTTGTTTCCTCCAAAATAGCATTCAGACGTTCCGGTGTCAGTTCCACCAGCGAGTCCTCTATCCGTTGCCATGCTTTGTTATGGGCATAGACAGGTAACTTCGGCAGATGTTTTGGAATATGAATCACCCAAACTTTCTTATGGGTGTCCTCCGTGATGAACTCCTCTATATCCAGACCTTCGCTTGACAGGTTGGCACACAGATTAGTCAGTCGAAGTGTCGCTTGCTGAGTTGTATAGTTGTATGTATCCGTCCCAACTATTTTCAAAGTCTTATCTTCAACACCAACAACCAGATGCCCACCCTCCATGTTAGCCAGTGCTGACACGTAGGAGATGACATCATCCTTCTCATGACCGCTGAAGTCATTCTTCAAGTTCTTGAACTCCTTCCACTCACAACCCTCGTCCTCTTTGGGGTATTGCTTGATGAGATATTGTTGTAATGCTTGCTCTGTCATATCTTGTACGTTTGTTAATCCGACTTATATATAACGCTTGTTGCCTGCTAAATATGATTCCTTTGCTTGTTAATTCTACAGAATCACATATTAATCAGTGGCGATTGTCTTTATTTCTGGCATCTGCTGTATAATTTCTCCTTGTAGCAATTTCCCATTCGCTTTTTTATTTCGCTTAGTTCCATCCTGTCCCCAAGTACCCCATTGTTTAAAAAAGAATGGTATATTATGCTGGCTTGCTTGCTCTCTAATATTTAATATCCATTCTTCTTTCATTGGTCTTGCCAGAAAACCGCTTTCACCTCCAACGATAATCCATTGGATATTTTCAAGGTTTAATTCCCCGATATCTTCTAATAAAGGCTCACAGGACAAAAAATGGATTCTTGCATCTATCATGGACAAATGATTCACACGATATTTCGTCTTTTTATTCTCGACAGTAACACCTAACCATGCATTATTTGGAACCTTTCTGTTTTTAAAATACTCTTCCATTCGCTCAGCTCTTTTAGTTAGTATCTGATAACGATGTTGTGGAGTATCCCTTATTACATCCATCACTTTGTCTATAAACTCAAAAGGAACATCTTTATGAAAGATGTCTGCCATAGAACACACAAACACATTATGGCTTCCCTTCCATTTATATGGTTCATCCAAATCGTCTTCATGTATTGTTAGTTGAAACCCATTTATGTATTTTTTTTGTCCCATTGCTTTTAATCGCCTTGCCATCACTTCCGCATAGCAATGAGCACAACCATCTGATTGTTTAGTACAGCCAGTAACAGGATTCCATGTTTTATCTGTCCACTCTATTTTTGTTTCTGCCATCACTTAAAATTTAATATACATTCCTTTATTAACAAAACACTAACCGTGTGTTGTTTGTTGTCCTGATAAACAGAGGACAATCTGCCTTCACTATGTAGTCTTCTTAATGCTTCTGTATAATGACTACGACAATAAAGTTCTTTCTTTTGATGCTCTTCGAAAACATCTAATGCAGATATTCTTCTCCCTTTATAAGCAGCAAACAATTTGTCTTTAAGCGCATCAATGTTCTCAGATGCGATATCAAACAAATCTTCAACAGGATTGAGTATTTTCTTTACATCAAAAGTATAGGTGTTTACACCGTCAAAAATAGTTCCTACATTAGCAAAGTCATTATAAATTTGCTTGATTAGATCAAACCCTCTTTTTGATTTTGTCAAATGAAGGATGAAATGACTTGTCGTTTCTACGTCTTCTTCTTGAAACTTAAATGCTGTGTAATAGACGTTACCTCCAAGTATTTTATCATATTCTTTACCTAGATTGTCAATAATAAATTGCAATCTTTCAGCAACCCTAGTTTTATTTCTTACAAGAACCTTAAGGCTATCAAAACTATGCGGAAACAGACAACGCATCAGAGGCTCAAACTTTTCATTTTCTAACGCAGGGTTTATCCTTTTGGTATTTATGAAAATGAAAAGTTCGTTCCCCCAATAATTCAAGAATTGAGACAAAATACTCGTATCAATTCCTTTATATCCAAATGGATCAATAAATAATACTGACGGGCATTCATTCTTACCATTTCTCATGGGATTACGAGTGATAAATTCATTTATCGCTTCGCATTCTCCTACTGCACTATGTCCAAAATGGGGTTTATAGTAAAACGTCCCTTCTGGATATAGTTTTAAAAAGTTCTCTTTCAATTGTTCTGAATATTCTTTATCATTAAAGACCATCCACACTTTTTGCTTAAGCATATTGTCATTATTGCATTTTTTTGCAATCAACAATGGTGTTGACACATTTCCATCTTCATATCTTCCAGGTCCTGCAAATAAATCAAAATAGCCAATACGCTCTGGCACATGTCTTTTGACAATTATTTTGCAATATTTGGGAAAATACTCAGACACAATGCTTGCCTTTACTCTTGATGAAAGAGTCTGTTTCTCAAAAAAACACTTTTCTATTTTTTCTGTGAATTTACCATACATATACTTTTTACTAAATTTGCACATTTGCTTAGGTGTACAATGATTGGTATTCTATTTCATCTTTCATCTTAACTATCAGGAAATCCACCCATTTTTGAGTATATCCATAGTTGTGATTCATATAATCATAAACACAATAATCCGCTTTTGTATGTTCAGGATGTTCTGCACCATTATGTACTACCCTAGAAAAAGTTGAATGGTTTTTACCTTAACCCTGCCATAGGTTGAATGCCTGTTGGGTACCTTAATTCTAACCCCTGGCAGAAGTTGAATGATTCTCCCTTAACCCTTGTTTTTGTTGAATAGGCTCCGCGGAAAGCCGTTCAATCATATTCAGGGTTTGCGGTGCAAAGGTACATGCCCCTTCTTGAATTTCCAAATTTTCGAGGTACTTTTCTCTGTAACTGATCCATTTTTTCTGTATTTTACCCGTACAAGATGCTGCCTGACGAGGCGTCATGTTGTTCAGCGACATGTGTGGACGTTCATTGTTATAGAAGGCCACAGCCTTTTCCATAGCCCTCCTCACTTCGCCTATAGAGTGGAATTTGATGTCCTTGAGCAGTTCGTTCTTGACGGTGTTGTTCTGGCGCTCTGCCACTGCATTGTCCTTGGGATCGCCGCTCTCCGTCATGCTAATCTTGATACCAGCCTCGATAAGCAGTGATGTATATGCAGCACTGACATACTGTACGCCTCTGTCTGAGTGATGGATGAGATTAACAACCTCGTCTACGGGTAGCTTCTCAAGAGCTTTCATGAGGCATTCTACGCTACACCAGGCTCCCATCGTCTCGCCAACATACCAGCTGATGATCTCCTTGGTATAGCTGTCCGTTATCATCGACAGGTAGCAGAAATCATAGCTGCCGTCATAATTCCAAATAGGGATATAGGTGATGTCTGTCACCCACACCTGATTCTTGCGTATCGGTATGAAATCCTTTACCAGATTCGGATACGTAGGCAGCCCGTGAGTGGAGTCTGTCGTGCGGGGATGGCGTCTGGGGAGCCTCACGTTCAATCCGTTACGGGCTATTATCGCTTCCATCTTATCACGTCCCACCATATATTCATAATCAGCTCCAAAGCGCTCGCGATACATGTAGTGAAGTTTCTCACCACCAAGTCCGGGGTCGAGCTCGCGTATATCCTTAATGAACTGGATGACCATTTCCTCCGTCAGTCGTTGCTTGCCTAACGTCTCCTTGTGCTGGTAATATGCCTGCCAGCTCTTGCCAAACAGCCGGCAGAGAAGGCCCATGGTTTGGCCTTTGACCTTCTCTGCGGCAAGCGTCTTTACTGTTTGGCACCAGATTTTTTTCTGATCGGAATATTGAATGTCTTTTCGGCCTCATCGATCATTACGTCCTTAGCGTGATTCATCCACTCAGACATCTTCAATGCTTCCGCCAGACGCTTGTTCTCTTCCCTGAGACGGATCAGTTCCTCGGCCTCCGTCTCCACTGCTTTCTGACTCTTCTTAGACATACTAGACGGATTTGGTTTGACTTCTGGAGTGCCTTCACTTCTTCTAATAGGCACCTTTCCGTCTGCAAAGGTACGAATCCATCTGTAAATTGTCACCTTGTTGACACCAAAATTAGCACTTAGTTGACTAATTGGTACATGATTTAACAGATGGGAACTGACTATCATCCGTTTTTCTTCCAATGTCTTCTGTCGTGTACTCACTCGCTTGTTAAACGCTAGTTCTTGTAACTTTAAATCTTCTGTTTTCTCCATTTTAAAACGTTGTTTTTTCATTCAACGTTTTTCAGGGCAAGACGGAGTCAAAGTTACGAAAAAACGCTGAATTATTATTCTATGAGAATAAAAAATGAAACTTTTTATGGAAAGTATTCACTATTTTTGAAAAAATACCTATTTTTGCACGATAGAAAATGAAATCTATAAATTTATTAATTTAAAACAGTTATTTTTATGAAAAAGAACATTATGAGTTGGATGACCATCATGTTGATGGCAGTTTTGTGTGTTGGTTTGGTCTCTTGCAGTAAGGATGATGACGATGACAGCGTAGCTATTCCAAGTGGCCTTGTTGGAACATGGTATAAGACATCAGGCGCAAGTAAGTATTCCATGAGCTTTAGTTTCACTTCCGCAGGTACAGGTACGGGTAATGTAAGTCATAACAACATCATCAGTAAGAGTGCATTCGCTTTCAAATTCTCTTACAAGTCAAATGGTGAAGTAGTATGCGAGGGTACTCGTGTAATGTCTGATGAAGACAAGACGGAGACAACATCAGCAAACTTGAAGTTCCGTTACAGCAGTGGTAAGCTTACGTTTACAGATGCTCCAAACACAGCTTGGGTTGGTGCAGTATTCGAAAAGGACTAAGATTTATAGATCACATAAAACAATAAAAGAAAGCCACCAAAACCGAGAAGTAACGGTTTTGGTGGCTTTCTTTTGTATTTGTTTCTTACTTACTCTTCTGGAAGCATTGTCACCTCAGCTTTGTTGTTGCTCTTGAGCAGCTCCTTAACAAAGGCAGCGATGGTAGCAGGAGTCTGAGCCTCTACAACCTTCTTGAAGTCTGTGTGAGTGTCAATGCCCCACTCGCGGAAGCGATTGATCTGGCGAATCCAGTAGTTGTTGGTCTTTGCCTGGTCATCGATAGCCTTCAGCATGTACTCCTTGACCTTGGCGAGCTTCTCTGCGTCAACGGTCTTGGCGAGGTTCTGAACTTCTTCGTCCATAATCTTAACGGCGATGTCACCCTTCTCAGGCTTCATTGGGCAGTAAACGAGCACCTGACCAGTAGTGCGGTAGTCGTCGCGCTGCAGACCAGCCTGTGCCATCACGCTGTAGGCTGCTGATGCCTCTTCGCGAATCTTCTCAGTGTAGATCATTGTGAGAATCTGACCAACCATGTCGGCACGGATGATGTTGTCGAGAGAGTATTTCATCTTTTCGTTGTACCACACCATGACAGAGAAAGCCTTCGGTGTCTCCATCTTGCGTGTGAAGATGTTCTTCACCTGACCCTTGAAGTTCTCGTCAACATCCTTGCCCTTCACAACCTTCTTCTGTGCAGGCAGTGAAGCCAGATACTGCTCGATGAGCGGACGGATGGTCTCCTCATCATAGTTACCGATGATGGTGAAGGTGTAGGCGGCAGCGTTTGCAGTCTGTTCCTTAGCCATCTCGAGTATGCGGTCATAGCTTACATTCTTCAGACCGTCCATTGTCAACGGAGCAAAGCGCTTGCTGTGGTTCTGGAAAGTGAGAGTCAGTGAGTCGCTGAACACAGCCTCTGGCTGTAGCAGCTTGTTCTTCAGCATGAGCTCTGTGGTCTTCATCATGTTGTCGTAGCTCTCCTGATCCTTCTTGATGTTGGTGAAGTAGAGATATACGAGCTGCAACATTGTCTCCACGTCGGTAGGTGTTGATGAGCCGGTGATGTTTGCACGTGTAGTGCCAAGCATCATGCTTGCGCTGGCAATCTTTCCTGCGAGAGCCTTCTCGAGCTCAGTGTGAGAGAAGTTGCCAAGTCCGCTGGCCTCGATGGCATCGTCGAACATCTTGATGTTTGCAAAGTCCTTCTCTCCATAGAGTGAAGAGCCGCCGAAGCCCTCACTGGTGATGATGACCTGGTCTTTCTTCAGGTCGGTGTGCTTCAGCAATACCTTTGCGCCGTTAGAGAGTGTCAGCTCCTTATAGTCGAACTTCTTGCCTGCAACCTCCTTCACGATCTTGCCTGGCTTTGGAAGCTTTGCAATCAGTGGCTCGTTCTTAACATTGTCCACGTAGGCCTCGAGCGTTGTGGCGCGTGCCTCGTCAATGGCTTTCTTCAGTGAAGCCTCTGTAGGATATACGGCACCGTCCTTCTCCTGGTTCATGTTCAGCACAACCATGTTTGAGTCGGTGTCCTCGAACATCTGCTTCATAAGCTCGTTGACAGCTTCAACGGGCAGTGCAGGAACGAGCTGCTTCATCACCTGATAGTAGTCGTCGAGTGATGGGATAGGCTCGTTGTCGAGGTAGTGTTTAACATACTCGCGGCAGAACTGGTTGTTGTAGCGCTTGTCTTTGTTAGAATACTGCTTGTCCAGTGCGCTGGTGAAGTTCTGCTGATAGCGCTTGTACTCTGTGGCGGTGAAGCCGAACTCGCGTGCGCGGCGAGCCTCAATGAGAGCAGCCTTCAGTGCATCCTCGGTCTGGCCTTCCTTTGGCAGAACGCTTACCTCAAAGGCATCCTTGGTCTTTGACAGAAGGTAGTTGCCGTAGCCTACAGAACCCTGAAGGTATGGGCAGTCGGCTTTCTGTGCCAGCTCAGCGAGACGGTCGTTAAGCATGCCGATGGCAGCATCCTTCATATAGTCGATAACAAGATACTGCATGTTGCTCTTCATCTCTGTGGGGATAGGATCGCTCTTGAACATCAGCTCAACGATAGAGTACTGCATCTCCTTGTCCTTATCGACAACGATGATTGCTTCATTGTTGTCGGGCACTGCTTCAGCCACAACAGGTGCTGGGTCCTTAGGCATCTTGATAGGAGCGAAGAGGTCCTTAATCTTCTGCTCAACCTTGTCAACGTCGAAGTCGCCTACGACGATGATTGCCTGATTGTCGGGACGGTACCACTTCTCATAGTAGTCGCGCAGGAACTGTGGCTTGAAGTTGTCGATGATCTCCATCAGACCGATAGGCATGCGGTGACCATACTTTGAGTTAGGGTAGAGGCGTGGCAGGTCGCGCTCCAGCATACGCATCTGTGCGCTGGTACGCATGCGCCATTCCTCGTGGATGACACCACGCTCTTTCTGAATCTCCTCTGGCTCGAGCAGCAGACCGTCGGCCCAGTCGTGGAGGATGAGCAGACATGAGTCTATGATACCCTCGCGTGTTGTTGGCACGTTAGAGATGTTATAGACTGTCTGGTCGATAGAGGTGTAGGCGTTGAGGTCGCGTCCGAACTTCACGCCGATGGTCTCACACCACTTCACGATGTCGTTGCCCTTGAAGTGCTCTGTGCCGTTGAAGCACATGTGCTCAAGGAAGTGAGCAAGACCGCGCTGCTGGTCGTTCTCCTGAATAGAGCCTACGCGCTGTGCGATGTAGAACTCGGCGCGGTTCTCCGGCCAGTTGTTGAAACGGATGTAGTAAGTCAGTCCATTGTCCAGTTTACCCATTCTCACGTCTTTATCTACAGGAATGGGAGGCATCTGCTGTGCCATTGCAGCTGTTGCTCCTATGAGGAGTGTTGCTGCAATCATGAATAAACGAAAATGTTTCATGCGTTTTAATTATAATAAGGGTTTGTTTGGTCTTGAAATGCAAGTGTTCAGTTGATGTCAGTCGGGGAAAAAGCCCGAAAACCCGACAAAGTTACCTACTTTTTACAGTAACAGTATAAAAAAAGGCTAAATATTAAAGATTTTTTGTATTTCTGCCCAGTTTTCCTACATGGCATAGAATGTTGCCATGAATTGACGGCGGTAGTTCTTGCTTATGTGTAGTTCACGGATGTTGTCTAACGGTGGCTGCATGACACACAGGTTGTCAAGCACCTTACTGATTTTGCGCACGTTGACTATATAGCGTTTGTGTATCTGAACGAAATAACTGGAATATGCTATTATTATGTCTGCCGTGGTGCGATGACGCAGCTGGTGGCATTCGCCCTGCGAGGTGACCACCTCCCAGATGCGACGGTCACTGTCGAAGCGAAAGAATGCAATGTCGTCGAAGCGTAGTACGGTATGCTCATTGAAGGCGTTGACTACCATCACGTGCTGGGTGTTGCTTATGTTCTCCTGTACTGCTTGTTGCAGTGTGCTGAGGCGTGACTCGTAGTAGCGGGTCATCACGACTGACAGCTCTTCGCGAGTCGTTGGTTTGAGCATGAAGTCAAAGGCTTGCCGTCTCAGTGCATCAATCATGTACTTGTCGTAGCCTGTATAGAACACCACTTTCATGTCGGGGTTTACCAGTGGCCGTAGTTCGCTGTAGAACTCGAGACCTGTCATTGACGGCATTTCTACGTCGAGGAACAGCATGTCTGGCTGTTCGTTGATGATTTGCGTCATCGTCTCTTCTGTGGCATCATAGGCTTTTCCCACCACGCTGACAGAGTAACTCTGCAACAGCTTTTCCAGCAGATTTATGGAGTTGGCATCATCGGCAACGATGAATACGCGTACCAGTCTTTGGTTTTGTGTCATCTCAGAATTAGTTTTGTGTTTCAGTTATTGGTAGTTGTTCAAAGTCATTCTTGACTATTGCGGGAGTGAGTAGTTGTTAAACGTATATTTGAAGTTGTCGGGCAGTAGCAGCCATGCACGGCAACCGGTGTCACCGTCTGTATGGGTGTAGTTGCCTATGCCGTAGTCCATGAGAGGCTGTGCTTTTGCTCCTGCTGCCTGCAGGTGTTGCTCGTTGAGCAGCATAATGGTCTGGCGTACGACCTTCAGTCCGGTGTGCTCCTTCGGTTTTGATCCCGATGGCAGTCCTATGCCGTTGTCTATCACTTCTATAAGCACCGCATCGCAGACTTTGGTACCTTTTACCACTACTCGGCGCAGCTTGCCTTCCTGTGGTTTCTTAGCTTTTAAGCCATGCTTTATGGCGTTCTCCACCATTATCTGTATTGCCATCGATGGTAGCATGACCTTGTCGGTATCGATGTCTTTTCCAAGGTCAATATCAAGACGGAAGTCGCTGCCCACAGAGCGTTTCTCCACCTCGCAGTAGAAGCGTATGAACGCCAGCTCGTCATTCAGCGTTGACTCTTCCACGTCAGTCAGCTCTATTCCGCGATGGAGCAACTGAACCAGCGAGTCGAGCGAGGTCTCTTTACCTTCCATCTGGGCATTAATCTCTACTGTCAGTGCATTGCTTATGAAGTGTGGCGTTATGCGATTACGAATGGTCTCCATGCGCAGCCGGGCAATGCTGTTTCTTACCTCTCGCTCGCGGAACTTGCGTTCACGATTCTGCATATAGAAGATGATGACAAGCATTACCAGTATCGTAACCGTTGCCACGAGCAGTGCCAGCGCCCATCTGAAACTGAGGTCTTTGGCTTCCAGCTCACGCTGTTTGTTGAGCATCTGCTTCTCGTGTTCGTAGCTCATAATCTTCTCTGAGAAGCGCATCTTCATGTTGCCGTTGGAGATGCTGTCGTAGAGTTCTGTATAATCGTTGACTACGTCGGCATATTCTTTCCACATGCCAGCTTCCTTGTAGAGGCGCAGAAGCACTAAACGGCGTAACTGCTTTTGCTCGGGAATAATCCATTCGGGTATAGGATTCTCTTTGACGAGTCGTTTCGCTTCGGCAAGATTGCCGCTGATTATGGCCAGCTCTATGCGCTGAGTGGCGAGGTAGAAAAGTGGCAGGTGCTGTTGCTGATTGGTAAAGAACTCTTCCGTTTGCTTTAGAAGTGGCAGGGCTTTCTCTATCTGTCCTAACTTGATATACACATCGCTAAGATTAGTTCGCTCAAACATCATCTCCCACACCATGTTCTTTTCCGTTGAGAGCATAGAGTCGAGTTCAAGGAAACACTGAAGACTCTCCTCATATTTGCTTTGCAGGTAATAGTCATTGCCGCGGTTGTTCAGATAGTGGAACAATTCAACAGGTTGCATATCATCCTTTAGTTCTTCGGCTTTCTTCCACCAGTCAGCACTCTGGCAGAAGCTGCCCATCGAAGCGTAGGCCGATGCTATGCCTATGGCTACGTTTATGCGTGTGGCGCTGCTCATGCCGAGTGAGTCACCCAGCAGAAGCGCTTCCTTGTAATAGTTTACGCTCTTGTCATATTGTCCCAGCTGTTTATATACGTCGGCAAGGTTAGTAAGAGCCAGCAGACGATAGTCGGGCAGCTCGGGGAACTCTTCCGATAGCTCCAGTGTGGTGATATCGTGCGTTAGGGCAGAATCCATGCGTCCGGTCATCTTAGCCTCATAGACACCTTTCTGCATCTCGCAGTCCAGTTTAAGAAGCTTAAGCTCTCTCGTTGCTATGCTGTTTGAATCGTCTTTCTGCTTCTTGTCGGTGCCATTGCTGATAGCTTCTTCACAACGCCTGATATATTGGCACAACTTATGGTTTGACTTCAGAAAAGAGTCAACCTGCATGGTATAAAAGAAATATTTCGCCTGAAGTATTTCGTATCGGTAGTATTCGTTGCTGTCCTTTGCCGATGCCTTTCCCTTCGTTATTGTCTTGAGTGCCTCGTCAATGTTTCCGTTTTTCAGGCTGTGTTCGCCGTCTTGATAGAGGCTTGGCAGTCTTATTGCCTTCACGTCTGAACAGCTGTTCAGGGTCAGTAGTGTCGTGAGTGTGTTGCTCGGAGGCAGCAACGTGAGGAATATGGCTATAATAGCTATTGACGTAATGATAAAAACTAGTAATTTTTTCATAGTTTTGATCTATGCTTTATTTTTTCCTTATCAGTGTGAGCCCGTCGCGAAGAGGCAGTATGACTCGCTCCACCCGCTCGTCGGCTGCTACGAAGTCATTAAAGTGCACTATGCCCTGCGTCTGCTGGTCTCGGCTGTAGGCTTCGTCCACCACATGTCCGTCCCAAAGGGTGTTGTCTGCCAAGATAAAGCCGCCCGGACGTAGCACTGAGAGCACCATCTCGTAGGTCTCCATGTATGTGCGCTTGTTGCCATCGATGAATGCCATGTCGAACGTGATGCCCAGTCGTGGTGCCTCGGTGATGGCATCGCCGATGATGAACTCTATCTTGTCGGCTACTGGCGACTGCTCTATCCACGGACGTGTGAAGTCTTCCTGCTCGTCGTTTATCTCAAACGTGTAGAGCCGTCCGTCATCTTCCAGTCCCTCTGCCATGCTTATGGCGGAATAACCGCTGAATGTGCCCACCTCGAGTATGTTCTTCGGGCGTATCATCTTCACCAGCATCTTCAGCAGACGCCCTTGCAGATGACCGCTTGCCATACGCCCATGCAGCAGGTGTATGTTCGTAGCACGGTAGAGCCGGTAGAGATAGTCAGGCTCCGGGTCAATGTGGTCTTCTATGTATCTGTCTAAGTTCATTTGGTGCTGAGGAAACTGTCTATTGCTAAGCGATAGCTGTCGAGCCCGAAGCCGCATATGACACCTCGGCACACTGCTGACAGGTAACTGTGATGGCGGAAGTCCTCGCGCGTGTGTACATTAGATATATGTACCTCCACCACTGGCGACTTCAGCGAGCGTATGCAGTCGTGCAGTGCTATACTCGTGTGGGTGTAGGCACCGGCATTAAGTACTATGCCGTCGCATACAGGACAGCTTGTAAAACCAGCTTCCTGCAACTTGTTGATAAGCTCACCCTCAATGTTGCTCTGGAAATAGTCTATCTCCACATCAGGATAAGCCTGACGCAGTTTCTTAAGATAGTCATCAAACGATGAGCTTCCATAGATGCCAGGCTCGCGTTGTCCTAATAAGTTTAGGTTTGGACCATTAATAATTAGAATTTTCATCTATTAATTATTTTTTTTCGTAATTTTGTGGCAAAATTACGAAAAAATAATGGAAGTGACCCAAAAAAACATAGAGAATATTCGAAAACGCTATCTGCGCTACCTCAAACTGCAGCGTGGCATGTCTCCGAACACGCTCGATGCATATGCGCGTGACCTTGACAAACTGCTCAACTATCTCGACGGCATAGGGT
This region of Prevotella sp. E13-27 genomic DNA includes:
- a CDS encoding LytR/AlgR family response regulator transcription factor, whose product is MTQNQRLVRVFIVADDANSINLLEKLLQSYSVSVVGKAYDATEETMTQIINEQPDMLFLDVEMPSMTGLEFYSELRPLVNPDMKVVFYTGYDKYMIDALRRQAFDFMLKPTTREELSVVMTRYYESRLSTLQQAVQENISNTQHVMVVNAFNEHTVLRFDDIAFFRFDSDRRIWEVVTSQGECHQLRHRTTADIIIAYSSYFVQIHKRYIVNVRKISKVLDNLCVMQPPLDNIRELHISKNYRRQFMATFYAM
- a CDS encoding tetratricopeptide repeat protein; this encodes MKKLLVFIITSIAIIAIFLTLLPPSNTLTTLLTLNSCSDVKAIRLPSLYQDGEHSLKNGNIDEALKTITKGKASAKDSNEYYRYEILQAKYFFYTMQVDSFLKSNHKLCQYIRRCEEAISNGTDKKQKDDSNSIATRELKLLKLDCEMQKGVYEAKMTGRMDSALTHDITTLELSEEFPELPDYRLLALTNLADVYKQLGQYDKSVNYYKEALLLGDSLGMSSATRINVAIGIASAYASMGSFCQSADWWKKAEELKDDMQPVELFHYLNNRGNDYYLQSKYEESLQCFLELDSMLSTEKNMVWEMMFERTNLSDVYIKLGQIEKALPLLKQTEEFFTNQQQHLPLFYLATQRIELAIISGNLAEAKRLVKENPIPEWIIPEQKQLRRLVLLRLYKEAGMWKEYADVVNDYTELYDSISNGNMKMRFSEKIMSYEHEKQMLNKQRELEAKDLSFRWALALLVATVTILVMLVIIFYMQNRERKFREREVRNSIARLRMETIRNRITPHFISNALTVEINAQMEGKETSLDSLVQLLHRGIELTDVEESTLNDELAFIRFYCEVEKRSVGSDFRLDIDLGKDIDTDKVMLPSMAIQIMVENAIKHGLKAKKPQEGKLRRVVVKGTKVCDAVLIEVIDNGIGLPSGSKPKEHTGLKVVRQTIMLLNEQHLQAAGAKAQPLMDYGIGNYTHTDGDTGCRAWLLLPDNFKYTFNNYSLPQ
- a CDS encoding O-methyltransferase; protein product: MNLDRYIEDHIDPEPDYLYRLYRATNIHLLHGRMASGHLQGRLLKMLVKMIRPKNILEVGTFSGYSAISMAEGLEDDGRLYTFEINDEQEDFTRPWIEQSPVADKIEFIIGDAITEAPRLGITFDMAFIDGNKRTYMETYEMVLSVLRPGGFILADNTLWDGHVVDEAYSRDQQTQGIVHFNDFVAADERVERVILPLRDGLTLIRKK
- the aroQ gene encoding type II 3-dehydroquinate dehydratase, translated to MKILIINGPNLNLLGQREPGIYGSSSFDDYLKKLRQAYPDVEIDYFQSNIEGELINKLQEAGFTSCPVCDGIVLNAGAYTHTSIALHDCIRSLKSPVVEVHISNVHTREDFRHHSYLSAVCRGVICGFGLDSYRLAIDSFLSTK